The Terriglobales bacterium genomic interval GACCTTGGCAACCAGCTCCTTGTGCCGCGGCTTGCGGGCATCGTGGCGTACCGAGGAGTACACCGCACGGTTGAGGTAGCTCTCCGCCAGGGTGGTGAGCGGGTCGCCGGTGAGCGGCAAATCCTCGGTGAACCAGCGTGGGCCCAGGATGAAGTCGTCGTCCACCACGTAGCACCCCGCCTGCTCCATCAGCTTGATCAGTTGCAGCGGCGGCTGCTCGCAGAAGGAGCCTTCAACGACCACGCGGATGTTGTCGCGGGGCTTGCCGGGCGCGCGTGAGACCTGGGCCAGCGCCTCGGCGAGACACTCGTTGTGCTCCTCGACGGGCAACAGATCGCCGGCCCGCACTAGTGCGTACAGGTCGGAGGTGGGCAGCCGGTGCGGGTCCTGCGAGCGGAACGCATAGAGCTGGCGGATGAGGGAACGGTTCCGGTTGTACAGCCCGGTGGAGATGCGCAAGGCCTCGTCGGTCGGGCGCCGGCCGCCAATGCTCTCCAGCCTGCTCGCCAGCCGCTGGTACTCCCCGCGCAAGAAATCCACGCTCGACGGCGAAGCGGGATTGTGCGGCAGGTGAAGGAAGTCGACGTACTTGCCGGGGAAATTCCGTTTCATCACCCAGCAGAGGTTGCGGGCCGAGTCGCAGATGGAGGAGAACAGCAGGCCGTCGAAGAGGTCGAGCCGGCCGGTCAGTCCCAGTTCCAGCGTGCTCTTCACGATGGAGCAGATGAACGAGCCGAAGCGGGCGTCGGCGTGTTGCAAGTCCAGCTGGTCGCCCGCCCCGTGCAGGCCGACCGGCAGCAGTCCGCCGGCGTGAATGAGCTCCAGCGGCGCATACACCGGGAAATAGCCCACGACCGCCCGCCGGTGCTCCTCTTTCCAGCGCTGGACCGAGGGAAAGGTCAGGTCCTGGATCAGTTCCGCGTACTTATCGAACGTTCGTTCGTTCAAGGCGGCGGCTGTCGCGCCCACGTTTCTCCTTCTTCCCTTCCCTTCAGACCATGGTCAGGCCGCCGTTGACGCTGGTGACCTGTCCGGTGATGTAGCGCGCCGATTCCGAGGCGAGGAAGGCCACCAGGGGCGCGATCTCGCAGGGCTCGGCGAACCGTTTCATGGGGATGGCGTTGACGATGGAGCCCAGGATCTTGGAAGCGAACTCGTCTTCCCGCATCTCGGTGAGCAGCCCGGTCTCGACCAGCCCGGGACAGACCAC includes:
- a CDS encoding 2-hydroxyacyl-CoA dehydratase, encoding MGATAAALNERTFDKYAELIQDLTFPSVQRWKEEHRRAVVGYFPVYAPLELIHAGGLLPVGLHGAGDQLDLQHADARFGSFICSIVKSTLELGLTGRLDLFDGLLFSSICDSARNLCWVMKRNFPGKYVDFLHLPHNPASPSSVDFLRGEYQRLASRLESIGGRRPTDEALRISTGLYNRNRSLIRQLYAFRSQDPHRLPTSDLYALVRAGDLLPVEEHNECLAEALAQVSRAPGKPRDNIRVVVEGSFCEQPPLQLIKLMEQAGCYVVDDDFILGPRWFTEDLPLTGDPLTTLAESYLNRAVYSSVRHDARKPRHKELVAKVRRNRAQAVILLIAKFCEPAYFDYVLYKRELEAAGLPHLLVEFEEKMFTFERLQNEVETFVESLLFE